The Cygnus atratus isolate AKBS03 ecotype Queensland, Australia chromosome 2, CAtr_DNAZoo_HiC_assembly, whole genome shotgun sequence genome window below encodes:
- the TRAK1 gene encoding trafficking kinesin-binding protein 1 isoform X6, which produces MTKTYNDIDAVTRLLEEKERDLELAARIGQSLLKKNKSLTERNEFLEEQVEHIREEVSQLRHELSMKDELLQFYTSAAEESEPESICSTPLKRNESSSSVQNYFHLDSLQKKLKDLEEENVVLRSEACQLKTETITYEEKEQQLVNDCVKELRDANIQIANISEELAKKTEDAARQQEEITHLLSQIVDLQKKAKACAVENEELVQHLGAAKDAQRQLTAELRELEDKYAECMEMLHEAQEELKNLRNKTMPNAISRRYHSLGLFPMDSLAAEIEGSMRKELHLDEPDSPDLAHQKRVFETVRNVNQVVKQRSMTPSPMNIPGSNQSSAMNSLMSSCVSTPRSSFYGGDISNIMIDNKTNSIILETESSENGNEDRMKKPGTPGTPGSSDLETALRRLSLRRENYLSERKFFEEEQERKLRELAEKGELRSGSVTPTESIMSLGTHSRFSEFTGYSGMSISSRSYLPEKLQIVKPLEGSATLHHWQQLAQPHLGGILDPRPGVVTKGFRTLDLDLDEVYCLNDFEEDETGDISYKGLTTSTPVQHTETSVPHPGKCMSQTNSTFTFTTCRILHPSDELTRVTPRSCEKDEETPLCHVLLRGDVGQTL; this is translated from the exons GTTTCTCAGTTACGGCATGAGCTTTCCATGAAAGATGAGCTGCTCCAGTTCTATAccagtgctgctgaagaaagTGAGCCAGAGTCCATCTGTTCCACTCC gcTCAAGAGGAATGAATCTTCCTCCTCCGTCCAGAACTACTTTCACTTGGATTCTCTTCAAAAGAAACTCAAGGACCTCGAAGAAGAGAATGTTGTACTTAGATCTGAG GCCTGTCAGCTGAAGACTGAAACAATTACTtatgaagagaaagaacaacAGCTTGTCAATGACTGCGTAAAAGAGCTAA GGGATGCAAACATCCAGATTGCCAATATCTCCGAGGAGttagcaaagaaaactgaagatgcTGCCCggcagcaggaagaaatcaCCCATCTTCTCTCTCAGATTGTCGATctacagaaaaaggcaaaagct TGTGCGGTTGAAAATGAAGAACTCGTTCAGCATTTGGGAGCAGCTAAAGATGCCCAGAGACAGCTCACAGCAGAG TTGCGTGAGCTGGAAGACAAGTATGCAGAGTGCATGGAAATGCTTCATGAGGCTcaagaagagctgaaaaacCTTAGGAACAAGACTATGCCAAATGCCATCTCACGTCGGTACCACTCTCTCGGTCTCTTCCCTATG GATTCTTTGGCAGCAGAAATAGAAGGGTCAATGAGGAAAGAACTACATTTAGATGAGCCCGACTCTCCTGACTTGGC TCATCAGAAGCGGGTCTTCGAAACTGTGAGAAATGTTAACCAAGTTGTCAAGCAAAGATCCATGACTCCATCACCAATGAATATCCCAGGTTCTAACCAGTCCTCTGCTATGAACTCACTCATGTCTAGTTGTGTCAGCACTCCACGATCCAGTTTCTATGGGGGAGACATCTCTAACATTATGATAGACAACAAGACAAATAGCATCATCCTAGAGACAGAATCCTCTGAGAATGG aaaTGAAGACAGAATGAAGAAGCCTGGCACTCCAGGGACACCAGGCTCCAGTGACCTAGAGACTGCCCTTCGCAGGCTGTCCCTTAGGCGGGAGAATTACCTTTCGGAGAGGAAGTTCTTTGAagaagagcaggagaggaagtTGCGGGAACTGGCAGAAAAGGGTGAACTCCGTAGTGGTTCCGTTACTCCCACAGAGAGCATCATGTCCCTGGGAACTCACTCCAGATTTTCAGAATTCACTGGATATTCGGGAATGTCTATCAGCAGTCGCTCCTACCTGCCAGAAAAGCTTCAGATTGTGAAACCACTAGAAG GTTCTGCCACTTTGCAccactggcagcagctggctcaGCCTCACTTGGGCGGGATCCTGGACCCAAGGCCCGGGGTTGTCACCAAGGGCTTCAGGACCCTGGACCTTGACCTGGATGAAGTGTACTGCCTTAATGACTTTGAGGAAGATGAGACAGGTGACATTTCTTACAAGGGCCTAACTACCTCGACGCCAGTTCAGCACACAGAGACCTCAG tacCTCATCCTGGGAAGTGCATGTCACAAACCAACTCCACCTTCACCTTCACCACCTGCCGCATTCTGCACCCTTCTGATGAGCTCACACGAGTCACACCAAG GTCATGTGAGAAGGACGAGGAAACTCCATTATGTCACGTTTTGCTGAGAGGAGATGTAGGGCAGACACTATGA
- the TRAK1 gene encoding trafficking kinesin-binding protein 1 isoform X4, with amino-acid sequence MTKTYNDIDAVTRLLEEKERDLELAARIGQSLLKKNKSLTERNEFLEEQVEHIREEVSQLRHELSMKDELLQFYTSAAEESEPESICSTPLKRNESSSSVQNYFHLDSLQKKLKDLEEENVVLRSEACQLKTETITYEEKEQQLVNDCVKELRDANIQIANISEELAKKTEDAARQQEEITHLLSQIVDLQKKAKACAVENEELVQHLGAAKDAQRQLTAELRELEDKYAECMEMLHEAQEELKNLRNKTMPNAISRRYHSLGLFPMDSLAAEIEGSMRKELHLDEPDSPDLAHQKRVFETVRNVNQVVKQRSMTPSPMNIPGSNQSSAMNSLMSSCVSTPRSSFYGGDISNIMIDNKTNSIILETESSENGNEDRMKKPGTPGTPGSSDLETALRRLSLRRENYLSERKFFEEEQERKLRELAEKGELRSGSVTPTESIMSLGTHSRFSEFTGYSGMSISSRSYLPEKLQIVKPLEGSATLHHWQQLAQPHLGGILDPRPGVVTKGFRTLDLDLDEVYCLNDFEEDETGDISYKGLTTSTPVQHTETSGERSQAQVTVSDSKNNPRQSQAFTEEMQESATDDDEGSVPHPGKCMSQTNSTFTFTTCRILHPSDELTRVTPSLNAAPTPACGSISNLKGTPVATPCTPRRLSLAESFTNLRESTTTMSTSLGLVWLLKERGISAAVYNPQSWDRASRGTLLNTYSPKMAIIPSTPPNSPMQTPSSSPPSFEFKCTSPPYDNFLASKPASSILKEVRNKKNIRNSESQTDVSVSNLNLVDKVKRFGIAKVVSSGQASAPPLTDDQGPLLCGAQGPVRGLVPGGLAPDSLPLGCPAVTSAIGGIQLNTGIRRNRSFPTMVGSSMQMKGPTTLTSGILMGTKLPKQTSLR; translated from the exons GTTTCTCAGTTACGGCATGAGCTTTCCATGAAAGATGAGCTGCTCCAGTTCTATAccagtgctgctgaagaaagTGAGCCAGAGTCCATCTGTTCCACTCC gcTCAAGAGGAATGAATCTTCCTCCTCCGTCCAGAACTACTTTCACTTGGATTCTCTTCAAAAGAAACTCAAGGACCTCGAAGAAGAGAATGTTGTACTTAGATCTGAG GCCTGTCAGCTGAAGACTGAAACAATTACTtatgaagagaaagaacaacAGCTTGTCAATGACTGCGTAAAAGAGCTAA GGGATGCAAACATCCAGATTGCCAATATCTCCGAGGAGttagcaaagaaaactgaagatgcTGCCCggcagcaggaagaaatcaCCCATCTTCTCTCTCAGATTGTCGATctacagaaaaaggcaaaagct TGTGCGGTTGAAAATGAAGAACTCGTTCAGCATTTGGGAGCAGCTAAAGATGCCCAGAGACAGCTCACAGCAGAG TTGCGTGAGCTGGAAGACAAGTATGCAGAGTGCATGGAAATGCTTCATGAGGCTcaagaagagctgaaaaacCTTAGGAACAAGACTATGCCAAATGCCATCTCACGTCGGTACCACTCTCTCGGTCTCTTCCCTATG GATTCTTTGGCAGCAGAAATAGAAGGGTCAATGAGGAAAGAACTACATTTAGATGAGCCCGACTCTCCTGACTTGGC TCATCAGAAGCGGGTCTTCGAAACTGTGAGAAATGTTAACCAAGTTGTCAAGCAAAGATCCATGACTCCATCACCAATGAATATCCCAGGTTCTAACCAGTCCTCTGCTATGAACTCACTCATGTCTAGTTGTGTCAGCACTCCACGATCCAGTTTCTATGGGGGAGACATCTCTAACATTATGATAGACAACAAGACAAATAGCATCATCCTAGAGACAGAATCCTCTGAGAATGG aaaTGAAGACAGAATGAAGAAGCCTGGCACTCCAGGGACACCAGGCTCCAGTGACCTAGAGACTGCCCTTCGCAGGCTGTCCCTTAGGCGGGAGAATTACCTTTCGGAGAGGAAGTTCTTTGAagaagagcaggagaggaagtTGCGGGAACTGGCAGAAAAGGGTGAACTCCGTAGTGGTTCCGTTACTCCCACAGAGAGCATCATGTCCCTGGGAACTCACTCCAGATTTTCAGAATTCACTGGATATTCGGGAATGTCTATCAGCAGTCGCTCCTACCTGCCAGAAAAGCTTCAGATTGTGAAACCACTAGAAG GTTCTGCCACTTTGCAccactggcagcagctggctcaGCCTCACTTGGGCGGGATCCTGGACCCAAGGCCCGGGGTTGTCACCAAGGGCTTCAGGACCCTGGACCTTGACCTGGATGAAGTGTACTGCCTTAATGACTTTGAGGAAGATGAGACAGGTGACATTTCTTACAAGGGCCTAACTACCTCGACGCCAGTTCAGCACACAGAGACCTCAGGTGAGAGGTCACAAGCACAAGTGACTGTTTCAGACAGCAAGAATAACCCCCGCCAATCTCAGGCTTTCACAGAGGAGATGCAGGAATCCGCGACTGACGATGATGAGGGGTCTG tacCTCATCCTGGGAAGTGCATGTCACAAACCAACTCCACCTTCACCTTCACCACCTGCCGCATTCTGCACCCTTCTGATGAGCTCACACGAGTCACACCAAG CCTTAACGCAGCACCTACTCCAGCTTGTGGCAGCATTAGCAACTTGAAAGGCACCCCGGTGGCTACTCCCTGTACTCCTCGGCGTCTGAGTTTGGCCGAATCCTTCACTAACCTCCGGGAATCCACGACGACAATGAGCACGTCTCTGGGGCTGGTGTGGCTGCTGAAGGAAAGGGGCATCTCGGCAGCAGTGTACAATCCACAGAGCTGGGACAGAGCCAGCAGAGGCACTCTCCTGAACACATACTCACCTAAAATGGCGATCATTCCTTCCACTCCACCAAACTCACCTATGCAGAcaccttcttcttcccctccatccTTTGAGTTCAAGTGCACCAGCCCACCTTATGACAACTTCCTGGCTTCAAAGCCTGCCAGTTCGATCCTGAAGGAGGTGAGGAATAAAAAGAACATCAGGAACAGTGAGAGTCAGACTGACGTGTCTGTTTCTAACCTTAATCTCGTGGACAAAGTCAAGAGGTTTGGTATCGCCAAAGTTGTGAGTTCAGGGCAGGCGTCAGCTCCTCCTTTAACTGATGACCAGGGACCTCTTCTCTGCGGGGCACAAGGGCCGGTGAGGGGCCTTGTTCCCGGAGGCCTGGCACCAGACAGTCTCCCACTGGGCTGCCCTGCTGTGACCAGTGCCATCGGGGGCATCCAGCTGAACACTGGCATCCGAAGGAACCGGAGCTTCCCCACCATGGTGGGTTCCAGCATGCAGATGAAAGGCCCAACAACACTCACTTCGGGCATCCTCATGGGAACCAAGCTCCCAAAGCAAACTAGCTTACGAtga
- the TRAK1 gene encoding trafficking kinesin-binding protein 1 isoform X5 — MTKTYNDIDAVTRLLEEKERDLELAARIGQSLLKKNKSLTERNEFLEEQVEHIREEVSQLRHELSMKDELLQFYTSAAEESEPESICSTPLKRNESSSSVQNYFHLDSLQKKLKDLEEENVVLRSEACQLKTETITYEEKEQQLVNDCVKELRDANIQIANISEELAKKTEDAARQQEEITHLLSQIVDLQKKAKACAVENEELVQHLGAAKDAQRQLTAELRELEDKYAECMEMLHEAQEELKNLRNKTMPNAISRRYHSLGLFPMDSLAAEIEGSMRKELHLDEPDSPDLAHQKRVFETVRNVNQVVKQRSMTPSPMNIPGSNQSSAMNSLMSSCVSTPRSSFYGGDISNIMIDNKTNSIILETESSENGNEDRMKKPGTPGTPGSSDLETALRRLSLRRENYLSERKFFEEEQERKLRELAEKGELRSGSVTPTESIMSLGTHSRFSEFTGYSGMSISSRSYLPEKLQIVKPLEGSATLHHWQQLAQPHLGGILDPRPGVVTKGFRTLDLDLDEVYCLNDFEEDETGDISYKGLTTSTPVQHTETSVPHPGKCMSQTNSTFTFTTCRILHPSDELTRVTPSLNAAPTPACGSISNLKGTPVATPCTPRRLSLAESFTNLRESTTTMSTSLGLVWLLKERGISAAVYNPQSWDRASRGTLLNTYSPKMAIIPSTPPNSPMQTPSSSPPSFEFKCTSPPYDNFLASKPASSILKEVRNKKNIRNSESQTDVSVSNLNLVDKVKRFGIAKVVSSGQASAPPLTDDQGPLLCGAQGPVRGLVPGGLAPDSLPLGCPAVTSAIGGIQLNTGIRRNRSFPTMVGSSMQMKGPTTLTSGILMGTKLPKQTSLR; from the exons GTTTCTCAGTTACGGCATGAGCTTTCCATGAAAGATGAGCTGCTCCAGTTCTATAccagtgctgctgaagaaagTGAGCCAGAGTCCATCTGTTCCACTCC gcTCAAGAGGAATGAATCTTCCTCCTCCGTCCAGAACTACTTTCACTTGGATTCTCTTCAAAAGAAACTCAAGGACCTCGAAGAAGAGAATGTTGTACTTAGATCTGAG GCCTGTCAGCTGAAGACTGAAACAATTACTtatgaagagaaagaacaacAGCTTGTCAATGACTGCGTAAAAGAGCTAA GGGATGCAAACATCCAGATTGCCAATATCTCCGAGGAGttagcaaagaaaactgaagatgcTGCCCggcagcaggaagaaatcaCCCATCTTCTCTCTCAGATTGTCGATctacagaaaaaggcaaaagct TGTGCGGTTGAAAATGAAGAACTCGTTCAGCATTTGGGAGCAGCTAAAGATGCCCAGAGACAGCTCACAGCAGAG TTGCGTGAGCTGGAAGACAAGTATGCAGAGTGCATGGAAATGCTTCATGAGGCTcaagaagagctgaaaaacCTTAGGAACAAGACTATGCCAAATGCCATCTCACGTCGGTACCACTCTCTCGGTCTCTTCCCTATG GATTCTTTGGCAGCAGAAATAGAAGGGTCAATGAGGAAAGAACTACATTTAGATGAGCCCGACTCTCCTGACTTGGC TCATCAGAAGCGGGTCTTCGAAACTGTGAGAAATGTTAACCAAGTTGTCAAGCAAAGATCCATGACTCCATCACCAATGAATATCCCAGGTTCTAACCAGTCCTCTGCTATGAACTCACTCATGTCTAGTTGTGTCAGCACTCCACGATCCAGTTTCTATGGGGGAGACATCTCTAACATTATGATAGACAACAAGACAAATAGCATCATCCTAGAGACAGAATCCTCTGAGAATGG aaaTGAAGACAGAATGAAGAAGCCTGGCACTCCAGGGACACCAGGCTCCAGTGACCTAGAGACTGCCCTTCGCAGGCTGTCCCTTAGGCGGGAGAATTACCTTTCGGAGAGGAAGTTCTTTGAagaagagcaggagaggaagtTGCGGGAACTGGCAGAAAAGGGTGAACTCCGTAGTGGTTCCGTTACTCCCACAGAGAGCATCATGTCCCTGGGAACTCACTCCAGATTTTCAGAATTCACTGGATATTCGGGAATGTCTATCAGCAGTCGCTCCTACCTGCCAGAAAAGCTTCAGATTGTGAAACCACTAGAAG GTTCTGCCACTTTGCAccactggcagcagctggctcaGCCTCACTTGGGCGGGATCCTGGACCCAAGGCCCGGGGTTGTCACCAAGGGCTTCAGGACCCTGGACCTTGACCTGGATGAAGTGTACTGCCTTAATGACTTTGAGGAAGATGAGACAGGTGACATTTCTTACAAGGGCCTAACTACCTCGACGCCAGTTCAGCACACAGAGACCTCAG tacCTCATCCTGGGAAGTGCATGTCACAAACCAACTCCACCTTCACCTTCACCACCTGCCGCATTCTGCACCCTTCTGATGAGCTCACACGAGTCACACCAAG CCTTAACGCAGCACCTACTCCAGCTTGTGGCAGCATTAGCAACTTGAAAGGCACCCCGGTGGCTACTCCCTGTACTCCTCGGCGTCTGAGTTTGGCCGAATCCTTCACTAACCTCCGGGAATCCACGACGACAATGAGCACGTCTCTGGGGCTGGTGTGGCTGCTGAAGGAAAGGGGCATCTCGGCAGCAGTGTACAATCCACAGAGCTGGGACAGAGCCAGCAGAGGCACTCTCCTGAACACATACTCACCTAAAATGGCGATCATTCCTTCCACTCCACCAAACTCACCTATGCAGAcaccttcttcttcccctccatccTTTGAGTTCAAGTGCACCAGCCCACCTTATGACAACTTCCTGGCTTCAAAGCCTGCCAGTTCGATCCTGAAGGAGGTGAGGAATAAAAAGAACATCAGGAACAGTGAGAGTCAGACTGACGTGTCTGTTTCTAACCTTAATCTCGTGGACAAAGTCAAGAGGTTTGGTATCGCCAAAGTTGTGAGTTCAGGGCAGGCGTCAGCTCCTCCTTTAACTGATGACCAGGGACCTCTTCTCTGCGGGGCACAAGGGCCGGTGAGGGGCCTTGTTCCCGGAGGCCTGGCACCAGACAGTCTCCCACTGGGCTGCCCTGCTGTGACCAGTGCCATCGGGGGCATCCAGCTGAACACTGGCATCCGAAGGAACCGGAGCTTCCCCACCATGGTGGGTTCCAGCATGCAGATGAAAGGCCCAACAACACTCACTTCGGGCATCCTCATGGGAACCAAGCTCCCAAAGCAAACTAGCTTACGAtga